A stretch of DNA from Clostridium sp. JN-9:
TACTCCGTTAATAATTGTACCGCTTGGGCGGTATTTTTTATTTACTATAAACAAAAAAGAAAATTTTAAAGAGGTGATATAAAATGACAAAAATAAAATTCACATATGCAGATTTTAAAATAGCTCCATATACAGGAAATGTAAAAACAGATATTAATAATGCTACTAAAATAGGATTACTAGCGGGCGGAATTAAGCTTGAAGGCGATATAAAAACAAAAGATGTAAAACCATATGGATTTACTGCAAAAGTTTTTGAAAAAAACGAACTAGAAACGGCCAAGGCTTCGACTGATTTAATAGAAATTAATGCCGCTAATATTGCAAAAACAGGATTATTTTCGGAAGAAACAGAGACAAGCCAGCAGGATTTAAGTGCAGACGTTACTAAACAGGCAGGATTGCCAATATCTTTGCTTTTAACTGGAACAGATCAAACTAACTTTATTTTTAAAATAAACAATGTAAAACAAACATATGTATTAGATACAGATTATTCTATTATTACACAACCAGATGGATCAAAATCGCTTAATTTATTAACTTTACAAGATGGACAAACTGTAAATATAACCTATACTGCTGCTGTAACAATAGATACAGGTAAATATGCTTTACAAAATCCAAATACACAGTATCTATTAGTAGTGGAAGAAAAAGAAGTAAATACAAATGGAGAAAGATTGCGTTGGATATTTTATCCTTGCGTTTTATCTGGAAAGTTTATATTTGATTATAACGATAAAGAGATGCATATGCCACTGGAGTACACGGTATATGCCGACGAAAATGATCCAGAAGGCAGACTAGGCTTAAGATACGAAAAAATAGTTTAAATAAAAAAATGAGGTGATGCCAATATGAAAAGATTAGTAATACCAGAAAGTCAGTATAGAAAATCTCTTCTTTCCCTTAATTTAGGAGGAAAGGAATATATAATAAAAGAATTGTATGGAAAATTTGCCGATGAAATGTTTAATATGGTTGATGAGATACAAAAATCCACATATGGAACCAGGGAACAAACACAATTAGTAGATAAAATGGTAAATCTAGTACTCTGTAAAGCTAATGGAGTGCCAGAAAATGTATATAATCAACTATCTATTTCCGTAAAGATGGAGATTTTCGAAAATATAAAAGATGATGCAGAGGATAGCACAGAAGATTTAAAAAAAACAGAAAAGGGATAGATAAAAATTTAAGTGGCAGGGAGGCTTATCTCTCTGCTATTTTATTTTTGGTTAAATTCGGCGGAATTGATTATACTACAGCATACAATATACCAGTTTCCGCTTTACAATTAAATGTAAAAATATTAAGTAACTGGCTAGATACAGGCGAAAAAAATGATGATAATGATGATGAAATTATGAAATTATTTAGACCATTATAAAAGAGGTGATGCAGATGGATGGCAAAAGCTTTCTTATTGGTACAGGCGTAATAAATATAATGGCGAAAACGGACCAATTTTCCAACTCTGTTAAAAAACTAATTGGAGATATAAAAAATAACGGATTAGGAGTTCAAGCAGGTGTCGCTATCGCAGGGCAGATTGGGAAAGGAATGTCTGTAGCAGGGGCAGGTATAGTCGGCGGTCTATCTGCACTTTCTACAACCGCTCAAAATTTCAATAGAGGATTAAATAAGGTTGGAACAATAGCGGATACAAATGTAGTACCGCTCAATAAATTTAGAAAAGAAATTTTAAGTTTATCAAATGATACTGGCGTAGCCGTAGGCGACATATCCAATACATTGTACGAAGCTATTTCTGCAAATAACGATACAGCAAATTCCATGGATTACGTAACTATAGCTACAAAAGCAGCAAAAGGCGGATTTACAGATTCGGCGACTGCTATAGATGGTTTAACCACGGTTATGAATGCTTATAACTTAAAAGGGAAAGCCGCCATGCAAGAGATTTCCGACGAAATGCTGGTTGCGCAAAATTTAGGTAAAACCACATTTGGAGAAATGGCACAGAGTATGGGGAATGTTATTCCCATAGCCAGTACGCTAAACGTAAGTACAAAGGAATTGTTTGCATCTGTGGCGACATTAACATCATATGGTATAAAGACCGACGAAGCAGTTACCGCTCTAAAAGGTGCTTATACAAGTATTTTAAGCCAATCAGCAGAGGCAAGTAAAATGGCAAAACAACTCGGGATAGATTTTTCAGAATCGCACTTAAAAGCCGTAGGATGGACAAAATTTTTGGATGAAATAAAAGATAAAACACACGGAAATACAACACAGATGGCATCATTGTTCGGAAATGTTAGAGCCTTGAATGGTATGCTGGTACTTACTGGAAAAGGCAATGATAAACTAAAAGAATTTGAAAAAGGTATGAATAATGCAGGCGGAGCCACGGAAAGTGCATTTAAAAAAATGCAACAAGGAGAAAGCCTTACTAGAACGCTAAACCTATTAAAAAATATAGGAATAGAAATAGGAAATATTGTACTTCCTAAAGTTAATGCTTGGTTAGAGAAGGTTCAAGCAGTGCTTAAAAAATTTGATGGCATGTCAGACAGCCAAAAGAAAAATATTACAGATTTGGTATTTAACCTCGGAAAAGTATTACTTACAGGGGGCTTAATCCTAAATGGAGCAAGCAAACTTATTGGCATAGTAGGCACTATTAAAAAAATAACCACAGCTATAAAAGGTGTGAATACCGCTTTAAAAATAATCCCATTTTTAACTGGGCCGGTTGGACTTGCAATTACTGGAATCGCCCTAGGGGCTGGCTTGATAATAAAATATTGGAAGCCTATATCTGGTTTCTTTAAAAATTTATTTATGGGCATAAAAAATACGTTCAAGAAGCACGGGGAATATATACTTGCAATCATGCTGCCGATACCAACGTTAATTATTAAAAACTGGAGCAAAATAAAAAGTGGAGCATCCAAAATATTAAACAGTGTAAAAAATGAAGCAAAATCCATGATAAAAACAGTCAGAACAGATTTTGCCAACGCAGGATGGGGACAAAAAATAGTTTGGACATTAAATCCATTTACCTATCTAATAGATAAAGTAATAAAGAAAAATATAGAAGCTATCAAGAGTGGATGGAAAAGCTTTGTAGATTTAGTAGATAACTTAAAAGAAAAAGTATTATCCCCGTTTAAAGCTATAGCCCAATGGATACAAAATATAGCAGATAAATGGAATAGTTTCAAAAATAATTTTTCTTTACCACAGATAAATATACCGTTAGTAGGCAAAGTTGGAGGTTCGGAAAATAGTAGTGGAAGTAATAAAAATGTGACTATAAACCAAAAAAATACTATAAGCAGTAATTATGGATTTAGTGCTTTTAATAATAAACTTATGCGGGCAATAAATCGAGGATAATTATATCAACATAAAAGATAAAAATAAGCCCCGCTCATGCGGGACTATACATAACGGGAAACCAATCATCAAACAACAAAACATTCTCTATCCGTTAGAAATAGTGCGCCAGCTATTTTCTTTTTTTTATTTACATATATATCATAAACAAAAAAGGTGGTGTTAAAAATGGAAACTAGATTAGCAAAACAAAATAATGCGTTTATTTTAGTATTAAGTAACGGCGCGCAATGGAATAGTTGGGATAACAATGTAATAGTAGTAGAAAAGAAGATACCAATTTTTGCAGATATAATAGAGAATCAAGAGAAGATGTTGGGAGCAGATGGATTATACGACTTCGGAAGCGAATTTGAGAATGCAATAATAGAGCTAGATGTAGTTGTTAAAGCAGACAGTATAGATAATAGAATAGCCAAAGTCGCAGAAATAGCAAGACTGCTAAATCCTAAAAATGGATTCCAAAAAATAATTTTTGGGGACCGCCCTAATGTATATTACATGGTAAAAGTTAATTCTGCTATGCAACAGGATTTTATACAAAATAAAGGCCTCTCTTATTTTACTATTAGTCTTAACGCACAGCCTTACGCATATAAATCTGGTACGAGTGCGAGTTTTTCCGGAAACGGAATGGATGGAATAGAAATGTTATTAGATACAAAAACAGACGCAGATGTACCATTCACAATGGAAATAGGAGGAGATGTAAATATTAAACCTACCGATTTTTGGGACGCAAAGGGAGACAGCAAGAATATACTTCCTAATCCTAGATTCCAGAAAAATACCAATGGGGACGTAGTAAAATGGACAAAAAGCAAAGAATATAATTCAGAAGAAGATTTTTATAAATTATTTGGATTTAAAAAGGCTTATCCAACCTATGAAGATAATCAAACAGACTTTATAAATAAAATCAAAGATGGAAGTTATACCGCCACAGATTTTACAATAAAAATAGATTATAATGCAGATGCCAGCGGTTATTTAGTAAGAAATTACCATTACTTAATAAACGGTTATGAAGTGTATAAAACTACAGATAATATAATAGACACAAACTGGCTTGGAGCAAAAGAGTATTACGAATATACTGTTGTAAAAGATATAGTTTATGTATTTAAGATTATTTTCGCAAATAAAATTGCAATAAGTTCTTATCTTACACAACAAAGTCCATATTTTGCATTTAAACTTTTAGATAGCTTTAATTATGGAGACAAGGATAACACATGGTTTTTAAATAATAAGATAGAAAAAACATTAAAAATAGAAAATAATGTACTAATCCTAAACGATTTTTACTGCAATTATAAAGAGCATAACATTCAACTAAAGGAACTCGGAGTAAAGGAATACTTTAAAAGCAACAAAACTTATAAAATTTACGATGTATTATTAAATGGCGTTCTAGTAGAAAGAATTAGAAGAAATGTTATTAGTCAAGCCCAAGATTTAGTTCCAAGTTTTACAAACGATTTACAATTTATATTATCACGCTCATCATCGAATCCGGGCTGGTGCTATTCCATTTTACACGATTTTGGATTAGATAGCTTCAATGCTGATTTTATAGAAGCTAATTTTGCAAGTTCCGGAAATGCCATAGACAATCTTGCAGAAGATACTGGATGGAGTCAATTTTGGACAATTAAAACAGATAAAATAATACAGAAAAAGAATGTACTAACTGGAGATATTGGAACTATAGATAATAATACTATAAAGATGGTATTCTATCCGGTTAAAACAGACAGTTATGTAAATTACTACGCAATACTATTCGTTAATAATATAATAGCTGGATTTGCATATGTAGGAGCAGAAAATAACGGAGATTTTATAGATACTCAATACAACACAATTTTAGCACTTATTAAAAAATTTACGGACGCAAGGGGGATAATAAATAGTTTAACTAAAGCAGACATTCAACCTCAAATCGCAGGAATCGGAGACATTCCAGCGCATTTCCAGTTTACTATTAATAATAATACTATTCAGACTCCTACAGCAGATACCGGAAGCCAACCGAATAACACATATAGCTGGTACGACATAAGTCCTAAATTACAATATATACAAAGCGAAATTGGAATGTTTGCAAGTACTGGAGAAACAAATGTAATAACTGGGAATACAATAAATATAGACTTTCCTAGACAGACATATTTAAATATACCTAATAATCATATAAGCTTTACATTTTCTCCTTATTATTCAGACGCATTAATAAGATATAGATATATTTATAGTAATATTATTACTATAAACGACGCTCTAAATTTGGATAAGGATTATGTATTAAGTGCCTATTTTAAAGGAAAAACAAGCCAAGTAAGGTTTGGAATTATTGTATTAGATAACTCGGAAGTATTTAAATGCCTTCATGTAGACGGTTTTGGAAATTTACAAGATTGGACAAGACAGTTTTTTGCAGAACATTTAAGTGCTGCAGATGTGAAAATAGTTGTTTTTATAGAAGCAATAAATGTAAGTCATTCAGACATGGCAAATAATGCATATGTTTGTTTACCACAATTAGAGATTTCTCCGCTAACCGCTTTTACAGAAAATAGTGCTTTGTATAATTTAGATTTAGTAACCAGTAAGAATTTAATAAACAATGCCGGTTTTAAATTCAGTGATAATGGCGTAATGGATAGATGGGGATGGCAGGATGGATCTGCTGGAATGTTTACTAAAGTTTATTCATCATCTGATTTACCACAAAACAGTGGAAGTAGCCTTGGATATGGTGTAATAGAAGTTAGCTGTCAAGATGGCTCGGGAAATTCTTACACATCATATTTAAATCAAACAGTCACAAATATAAAGGAACTTACTACTTATACTTTATCTGCATATTTAAAACTGGTCGGAGATTTAAATGTTAATGCTGGTTTTACAATAATACAAAAAGATGCAAATAGTGCAATTTTAGATAGTAAAACACAGGATTTTTATTTAGGAACAGATTGGAAATTATACAGCTTTGGTATTACTACAGTAGCCGGGGCAGTATTCATAGAAATTCGTATAGAATTTAAAAAAGGTTCTATCGGATTATCAGGGCCGGGCACAATAAAAGTTGGTGCAGTACAATTCGAGCAGAACAGCCTCCCAACAAAATGGGAGGATGATAATTGGAATACAAGCTACGTAGTCGCAAGCAAAAACCTTATTTATAATCCCGCCCTCGGAGTAGTATCAGGGAAAAATCTACCGGATGGTTGGATTAAAGAAATAGAAAGCCCTACTGGATTAGCTAATACAATTACAGAAATTAAAACAGATACGATAGCAGGAGAAAAGAAAGATTATGTAAGATTTAATTTACAAAAAGAAGATAATGATAACATAAAAATATGGTTA
This window harbors:
- a CDS encoding phage tail tape measure protein — protein: MDGKSFLIGTGVINIMAKTDQFSNSVKKLIGDIKNNGLGVQAGVAIAGQIGKGMSVAGAGIVGGLSALSTTAQNFNRGLNKVGTIADTNVVPLNKFRKEILSLSNDTGVAVGDISNTLYEAISANNDTANSMDYVTIATKAAKGGFTDSATAIDGLTTVMNAYNLKGKAAMQEISDEMLVAQNLGKTTFGEMAQSMGNVIPIASTLNVSTKELFASVATLTSYGIKTDEAVTALKGAYTSILSQSAEASKMAKQLGIDFSESHLKAVGWTKFLDEIKDKTHGNTTQMASLFGNVRALNGMLVLTGKGNDKLKEFEKGMNNAGGATESAFKKMQQGESLTRTLNLLKNIGIEIGNIVLPKVNAWLEKVQAVLKKFDGMSDSQKKNITDLVFNLGKVLLTGGLILNGASKLIGIVGTIKKITTAIKGVNTALKIIPFLTGPVGLAITGIALGAGLIIKYWKPISGFFKNLFMGIKNTFKKHGEYILAIMLPIPTLIIKNWSKIKSGASKILNSVKNEAKSMIKTVRTDFANAGWGQKIVWTLNPFTYLIDKVIKKNIEAIKSGWKSFVDLVDNLKEKVLSPFKAIAQWIQNIADKWNSFKNNFSLPQINIPLVGKVGGSENSSGSNKNVTINQKNTISSNYGFSAFNNKLMRAINRG
- a CDS encoding phage tail domain-containing protein, with the protein product METRLAKQNNAFILVLSNGAQWNSWDNNVIVVEKKIPIFADIIENQEKMLGADGLYDFGSEFENAIIELDVVVKADSIDNRIAKVAEIARLLNPKNGFQKIIFGDRPNVYYMVKVNSAMQQDFIQNKGLSYFTISLNAQPYAYKSGTSASFSGNGMDGIEMLLDTKTDADVPFTMEIGGDVNIKPTDFWDAKGDSKNILPNPRFQKNTNGDVVKWTKSKEYNSEEDFYKLFGFKKAYPTYEDNQTDFINKIKDGSYTATDFTIKIDYNADASGYLVRNYHYLINGYEVYKTTDNIIDTNWLGAKEYYEYTVVKDIVYVFKIIFANKIAISSYLTQQSPYFAFKLLDSFNYGDKDNTWFLNNKIEKTLKIENNVLILNDFYCNYKEHNIQLKELGVKEYFKSNKTYKIYDVLLNGVLVERIRRNVISQAQDLVPSFTNDLQFILSRSSSNPGWCYSILHDFGLDSFNADFIEANFASSGNAIDNLAEDTGWSQFWTIKTDKIIQKKNVLTGDIGTIDNNTIKMVFYPVKTDSYVNYYAILFVNNIIAGFAYVGAENNGDFIDTQYNTILALIKKFTDARGIINSLTKADIQPQIAGIGDIPAHFQFTINNNTIQTPTADTGSQPNNTYSWYDISPKLQYIQSEIGMFASTGETNVITGNTINIDFPRQTYLNIPNNHISFTFSPYYSDALIRYRYIYSNIITINDALNLDKDYVLSAYFKGKTSQVRFGIIVLDNSEVFKCLHVDGFGNLQDWTRQFFAEHLSAADVKIVVFIEAINVSHSDMANNAYVCLPQLEISPLTAFTENSALYNLDLVTSKNLINNAGFKFSDNGVMDRWGWQDGSAGMFTKVYSSSDLPQNSGSSLGYGVIEVSCQDGSGNSYTSYLNQTVTNIKELTTYTLSAYLKLVGDLNVNAGFTIIQKDANSAILDSKTQDFYLGTDWKLYSFGITTVAGAVFIEIRIEFKKGSIGLSGPGTIKVGAVQFEQNSLPTKWEDDNWNTSYVVASKNLIYNPALGVVSGKNLPDGWIKEIESPTGLANTITEIKTDTIAGEKKDYVRFNLQKEDNDNIKIWLKSKPFAVNAERYYAVSLYARGKDIIQSAVPVDYIFTAQAVKIEFLDTNGVIIDTTTKVAGITASTDLWGRYQLDFMSINKPAPTGAVSCVISLCVTNLSTVQDRGYIDFALVQVEEVADSSSVMTAWADNYTFTVKPAIQHSVLKPVYITNPKIYRQDGTLFFAWKGKFLNTEKIVMDTEKYQAYVIKEDGTKVNILDSVFVYIYNRLQKQILDTDRMYLRYVDESGNDANIENPVAVVVKFDWTARTF